The window CGTCGCTGACCGACGAGGCGCAGGATGCCGACGATATACTGGCGGGCTCGCGCTACGCCGCGTGGTACACCGATGCCGTGAGCGCTTCGAACTATGCCTCCTATTCGACCGACGGAAGTCCGTGGGCGGGACTTTATGAGGGCATCCGTCATTGCAACGTTTTTCTCGAACGCGTCAAGGGGGTCGATCCCGCCCTGATTCAGTCCAATGCCGACGAGGTGGGCGGCTGGACGGCCCAGGCCCATGTGCTGCGTGCGCTTTACTACTTGCAGCTCATCAAACGCTATGGCGACGTGCCGCTGCTGAAAAGCACTTACGAACAGAATCACGATTATACGAAAGATGTTCGCGCTCCCTTTTCCGAGGTGGTCGAGTTCATCGTCGAGGATTGCGACGCGGCGCTCGCTTACAGCGAGGCGGCTTTCGGCTGGGGCATTCCCGAAGCGTCGTTCGGGATCATGACCCGCGCCGTTCCCTATGCCATCAAGTCGCAGGCCGTGACCTACGCCGCCAGCCCGTTGTGGTCCGACGGGACGTATGACTGGGAGGATGCCCTCGAAGTCAGCCGCGAGGCGCTCGCCGTGCTGCTGACCCACGATTACAAACTCTTCGACAATGTTCCCTCGCCCGGCATCGCGCAGAATCCCTATGCCCTTTACTTCATCACCAGCTCCGACGACCGCCGTTCGACCGACAAGGAGACCATCCTCCAGGTCGGCGCCCAGATGGAGGTGTGGCGCCAGGCCGGTCTGCCCTCCACGCCCGGCCAGCTCAAAGCGGGTCCGTGCCCTTCGCAGGAGCTGGTCGATTGTTACGAAACAGTCGATGGCGAGCCGGTTCTCGATCTGGCGAATCCTTACGAAGACGACGCGCACCGGCAGCCCAATTACAATCGGGCGAACACGACCTACGATCCGCAGAATCCGTATGAGAACCGCGATCCGCGTTTCTATGCCTCGATCTATTACAACGGGGCGCAGCGCGTGCTGGGCAATACCGGCGACACCCGGGAGTTCCTGATGGAGTTCACCGATCCTCCTCACAACGATGTGACGCTCGCCTATATGCCCGAATGGGAGGGGTACAAGGATATTTGGACGGTTCTTACTTCGGGCCCCGATCCCTATGCCTATTTCAAACCGGTGAACTTCGGCATCGAATGGGACCGCCTGAAGAAAATGACTTTCTCGTTCTATTACCAGACCGATGCCACGACAGACCGTTTCCGCAATATGGGATTCTTCTTCGTGGTGGACGGTGCGATCGACCCGGCCAAACGGCTTGAGCTCGGAGACCTCGCGCCTACGAACGGACAGGTCGTTGAGTTCTCGTTCGACATGACCGAGCACATGAAGAACAATTTCGCCGATTCGTGGGGGCCCGACTCGTACATCCGCTTCGATTTCCTGGAACAGGAGGCTGCCGCATACATGGTGATGGCTTCGGTGAAGATCACGATCGAGTACGAAGAGTCGGAAGTCGAGGTCGATCCCAATGTCTATACCTATGTCGGCGCCGCCGACGGGATTTCGGCGAACAACCGCCGCAGTACCCGCACGGGCTACTACATGCGCAAGTTCAACAACTGGCAGTCGAACGTGAGCAACAATGCCGACGGCGCCATCCGGCTGTTCCGTCTGGCCGAAATCTACCTCAATTTCGCCGAAGCGGCTTATCAGGTCAAAGGTCCCGACGGAACGGTCGATGTGGCCGGGACCCAGGCTTCGGCCCGCGATGCCGTGAATTTCATCCGTGCCCGTGCCGGAATGCCTCCGCTGCCCGCCGGCATGTCGAAGGACGAGTTCGAACTCCGGTACCGCAACGAACGCCGCGTGGAGCTGGCTTTCGAGGAACACCGCTTCTTCGACGTGCGGCGTTGGAAGGTTCTGGACGAGACGGACAAGTGCGTGTCCGGCATGAGGATCACGAAGAAGGATGGCGGTTATGAATACGAACGCATCGGCTTCCCCCGCTCGAATTGGAGGGATAAATACTACGTCTATCCGCTCGATCCGGATGAGGTGAACAAGATGCAGGATTTCACCGGGGCCGACTGGCAGAACCCGGGCTGGTAACGGCTGACTCCCGGCACGGCGGACATCCGCCGCCGTGCCGGATTTCCCGATAAACGACAAAACGCTGAATGAAACGATTATCTTTTACCGCGACTCTCTTATTGACCGCTTTTTCCGCATTCGCCGCCCGGACGGAATTCAAACTGGAAAAGGGCTGGCGATTTACCCGCGAAGATCATGCGGAGGCCGTTCGTCCGGATTTCGACGATTCGGCCTGGCAGCGCGTGACGGTTCCGCACGACTGGGCGATTTACGGGCCTTTCGACATCGGCAACGACCCTCAGTTCGTGGCCATCGAGCAGGACGGCGAGACCGTTCCGTCGCTCAAAGCCGGACGTACCGGGGGACTGCCCGTCGTCGGGCCCGGTTGGTACAGGATTCGTTTCGACGTGCCGGATTTTGCCGCCGGGAAACGGGCCGATATTCTTTTCGACGGAGCCATGAGCAATGCCCGGGTCTATCTCAACGGAGAGGAGATCGGTTACTGGCCCTATGGCTACGGCAGTTTCCAGCTGGATGCGACCCGGCTGCTGAAGCCGGAGGGCAACGTGCTGGCCGTGCGGTTGGAGAACTATCCCGAATCCTCCCGGTGGTATCCGGGGGCCGGATTGTACCGGAACGTGCATGTGATCGTTTCGGATGAAATTCGTATCCCGCTGTGGGGCATTCGTCTCACGACGCCCGAGATCCGTTCGGGCCATGCGAAGGTGCGGTTGCAGGCGGATGTCGAATCGCCGGCGGGGGTTGATTCACGGCTGGTGTTGAAAACGCTTCTTCGGGATGCCGGAGGACGGGTCGTTGCGAAGGCTGAAACGACGCTTGCTGAATACGACGCCGGGACCTTCTGTCAGGATTTGGTGATTGATTCCCCGCGGCTTTGGTCGCCCGATACGCCCGACCTGTATGAAGCGGAGCTCCGGCTATATGCCGACGGGGAGCTTCGGGATACCCGTTCGGTGCCGTTCGGTGTCCGGGAGCTGAAAATCGTTCCCGACCGGGGGATGTTCCTCAACGGCGAACCGATCAAGTTCAGGGGTGTTTGCCTGCATCACGATCTCGGGCCGCTGGGCGCGGCGGTCAACGTCAGTGCGCTGCGCCGGCAGTTGTCGATCCTCAAGGAGATGGGGGCCAATGCCGTCCGCACGGCGCATAATATCCCCGCTCCGGAGTTGGTCGAACTGTGCGACCGGATGGGGCTGATGGTGATGGTGGAGACCTTCGACGAGTGGCGCACCCCCAAGATGAAGAACGGTTATCACCTCTATTTCGACGAATGGGCCGAGCGCGATCTGGTCAATACGGTCCGGCGTTTCCGCAATCATCCGTCGGTGGTGATGTGGTGCATCGGCAACGAGGTTCCCGACCAAAGCAGTTACGAAGGGGCGAAGATCGCCCGGTGGTTGCAGGATATCTGTCATCGGGAGGACCCGACGCGCCTCGTTACCATGGGGATCGACCGGGTGCAGGATGCTATCGACACCCATTTCGCGGCCGTCATGGACGTGGTGGGCTTCAACTACCGCACCCATCTCTATACGAAGGCGTATCACGAGCTGCCCCAGCAGATTATGATGGGGTCCGAGACCGCTTCCACGTTCAGTTCGCGGGGGACCTATCATTTCCCGGTGGAACGCACCGTGAACAAGGTCCGTCCGGATAACCAGTCGTCGGGCTACGACCTGGACTGCGGCAGTTGGTCCAATTTGCCCGAAGACGATTTCGTGCTGCACGACGATTACGACTGGTGTATCGGCGAGTTCGTATGGACCGGATTCGATTATCTGGGGGAGCCCACGCCTTACCATGAGATCTGGCCCAACCACAGTTCGCTGTTCGGGATCGTGGATCTGGCCGGGCTGCCCAAAGACCGCTATTACCTCTATCGGAGCCATTGGCGGCCCGAGGAGGAGACCTTGCATGTCCTGCCGCATTGGACCTGGCCCGGTCGTGAAGGCGAGGTGACCCCTGTGTTCGTCTATACGAACTACCCCTCTGCCGAGCTGTTCGTGAACGGCAGGAGCCAGGGCCGCATTGCCAAAGATACGACGATGACACAGGCCGCGACCGACAGCGAAGAGGCCGCCCGGGGACTTTGGCGCCAGCGCCGTTACCGTCTGATGTGGATGGATGTGAAATATGAACCCGGGACGTTGAGGGTGGTGGCTTACGACCGGAACGGCCGGCCGGCTGCCGAGACCGAGGTGCATACGGCGGGCGAACCCTGCCGGCTGGAGCTTTCGGCCGACAGGCAGACCCTTTGTGCCGACGGCAAGGACCTTTCGTTTGTCACGGTGCGGGTCGTGGACAGAGCGGGCAACCTCTGCCCGGACGCCGCTCCGGAGGTCTCGTTCCGCGTCACCGGGGCCGGAGGGTTCCGGGCGGCCGCGAACGGGGACCCGACCTGTCTGGAACCGTTCCACCATCCGCGGATGAAGGCTTTCAAGGGACAGCTCGTGGCGATTGTCCGATCGGGGGAGAGACCCGGGAAGATCGGATTCGAGGCTTCGGCGGAGGGACTGCGCAAGGCGCGGTTGGAAATTTCCGTGAAATAATCCTTCGGGCGGTGGTGCGCATTCCGGATAATGTCGTTAATTTTGATAGCCCTTCGGGGGCGATCTGACCTGCAAATGTAATATTGTTATGAAGCGAATCTCATTGTTGCTGCTGGCTGTGGCGGCCTTTTCGGTTTCATGCCGCGAAGCGGCCTGCGACACCCCTTCGATGGCCCGGATGCGGGAATCATTCCGGAACGTGCCCGATGAAACGCCGCTGGCGGTATACTGGTACTGGGTGTCGGACAACATCTCCGAAGAGGGGGCGGTCAGGGATCTCGAATCCATGAAGGAGGCGGGTATCAACCGCGCCTTCATCGGCAACATCGGCATCGGCGACCAACCCTACGGGGAGCATCCGCTCTTTTCGCCGGAGTGGTGGCGCGTGATGCATGCCGCGCTGAAACGGGCCGGGGAACTCGGTATCGAGATCGGTATCTTCAACAGTCCGGGATGGAGCCAGTCGGGCGGTCCGTGGGTCGGGCCGCAGCAGAGCATGCGTTATCTGGCGTCGGCGCGGACCGTCGTCGAAGGTCCGGCGCTGTTCGAGGGCCCGCTTCCGGAGGCGGGCGCCGACGCGGAGGATGTCCGGGTCATCGCCTACCCGCTCCCCGAGGCTGCCGAGAGCGATACGAAACGGGTCGTGAAGGTCGATGGCAGGGAAATGCGCCTGGACTGGAGCGTGTCGGGGACGCAGCCGATGCGCAGCCTTACGATCCGGGTGGACCGGCCTGTCCTGACATCGGCCGAATTGTACTGCCGGGAGGATGGGGGATGGAAGTTGCTGAAACGCTTCTCCATCGACCGGAGCAATTTGCAGATGAACGTGGGATTCGATCCTCTGGCGCCGGTTGTGATCTCCCTGCCCGAAACGCTTTCGGCGAATTACCGGCTGGTCATTCCGGCTCCGGGCGGTTTTGCCGCCGAGGCTACGCTCTCCTCGCTGCCGCAGGTGGAGCGGTTCCCGGAAAAGACGCTTGCGAAGATGTTTCAGACGCCGCTTCCCATGTGGCACGATTATCTTTGGGAACAGCAGCCCGCCGTGCAGGCGTCGCTGCCGGTCGATCCGGCCGCGGTGACGGACATTACCGCGCATTTTGACGGCGGGACGCTGCGTTGGGAGGTCCCTGCCGGAAAATGGCAGGTGGAGCGGCTGGCCATGCGCTCCACGACCGTGACGAACGGCCCGGCCAGTCCCGAAGGGCTGGGCCTCGAAATCGACAAAATGAGCCGGAAGCATGTGGCGAGCCATTTCGACGCCTTCATCGGGGAGATACTGCGCCGTATTCCGCCGGAGGACCGCCGGACATTCAAGGTGGTCGTGCAGGACAGCTACGAGACCGGAGGACAGAACTGGACCGACGATATGGCGGAGCGTTTCGAGGAGATCTACGGTTACGACCCCGTTCCTTACCTGCCGGTGCTGCACGGGACGGTCGTAGGAAGTCAGGACATTTCCGATCGGTTTCTGTGGGACCTTCGGCGGCTTATCGCCGACCGGGTTTCCTACGATTACGTGGGCGGACTGCGGGAGGAGTGTCATAAACACGGACTGACGACCTGGCTGGAGAATTACGGCCATTGGGGATTCCCGGGCGAATTTTTGCAATACGGCGGGCAGTCCGACGAGGTGGCCGGGGAGTTTTGGAGCGAGGGCTCGCTGGGCGACATCGAGAACCGTGCGGCCTCGTCCTGCGCGCACATTTACGGAAAACGCCGTGTCTGGGCCGAATCGTTCACCGCGGGATTGCAGGGTTTCAGCCGCTATCCTTACCGGATGAAACAGCGCGGCGACCGTTTCTTCACCGAAGGTATCAACAGTACGCTGCTGCATGTCTACATCCATCAGCCCTACGAGGACCGCTTCCCGGGCATGAGTTCCTGGTTCGGCAACGAATTCAACCGGAAGAACACCTGGTTCGGCCAGCTGGATGCCTTCACCGACTATCTCAAACGGTGCGGCTATCTGTTGCAGCAGGGCCGTTACGTGGCCGATGCGGCCTATTTTATCGGGGAGGATGCGCCGAAGATGACGGGTGTGTGCGATCCGGCGCTTCCGAACGGTTATTCGTTCGATTATATCAATGCCGAGGTGCTGTTGAAACATGCGAAGGTGCGTGACGGACGGCTCGTGCTGGACGGCGGGATGGAGTACCGCGTGCTGGTGTTGCCGAAACTCCGGACCATGCGTCCCGAACTGCTCGATGCGATCGAACGGATGGTCCGTGCCGGTCTGACCGTGCTCGGTCCGGCGCCGGATCGGTCGCCCGGTCTGGCCGGATACCCCGGGGCGGATGAACGGGTGAAAGAGACGGCGGAACGGATGTGGCATTCCGGGACCGCTGCGAAATATGCCGTTTACGGCAAAGGGCGTGTCTTCAACGACGGCTGTTCGCTGGAAGAGGTGTTCGCATCCCTTTCGATGCGGCCCGACTGCCGCATCGAGGGGCAGAATACGGATGTCAGATTCATCCACCGGACGACGGAGCAGGGCGACATCTATTTTCTGTCGAACCAGCAGGAGCGGAAAGTCGTATTCGAAGCCGCTTTCCGGACGGAGGACGGTGTGCCGGAGCTGTGGGATGCCCTGACCGGTGTGGTTCGCCGGCTGCCCGGGTTCTCGCGGCAGGACGGAGTTACGACCGTTCCGCTGGAACTCGATCCTTACGGCAGTGCGTTCATCGTCTTCGACCGGACGAAAGAGGCCCGGCAGTCATCCGCGGAGAATTTCCCCGAAGCGACCGTGCTGGCCCGGGTCGAGGGGCCGTGGAAAGTGACTTTCGAGGGGCTGGAGGCCCCCGAAGCCCCGGTCGTGCTCGATACGCTCTGCGACTGGACCGTGTCGGACGATCCCCGTATCCGCTATTTCTCGGGAACGGCCCGTTACGAGACCGCTTTCGAGGTCGAAAATACGGGTTCCGGGTCTGTCTGCGTCGATCTGGGCAAGGTGATGGTCATGGGCCGGGTCTTCCTGAACGGAGTTTGTGCCGGGGGAACGTGGACGCCTCCTTACCGGGTCGATGTCTCCGGCCTGATCCGGGAGGGCCGGAACGTTCTGGAAGTCGAGGTTGCGAACAACTGGATGAACCGGTTGATCGGCGATCAGCGGCTGCCGCCCGAACAACGCAAGACCTGGACGCCCGTCAACCCGTGGACCGCATCTTCGGAGTTGCAGTCTTCCGGACTGCTCGGCCCTGTGGTTGTCGGGAAATTCGATTATGAGATCGTAAAATAGATAGAATGACAAACCGTATGATTATGACACTCAGAAAAATCTTTTGCATGCTCAGCTGCATGCTGACTGTCTCCGCATGCGGCGGAGAGACACCGGTGCCGGGCCCGAACGAAGGGAACCAGGGCGGTAACGAGGGCGGCGGAGAGAGTTCCGGTCCGGCCTACTATATCAGTTATTCACGCGGGTCGGATTCGAATCCGGGGACCTCTCCCGATGCTCCCTGGAAAACCCTGGACCGGATCAATCGGGGGACATTCGAACCGGGCGACCGCATTCTGCTCAAATCGGGCGATACCTGGAACAGCGTGACGGTGATCGATTCCAAGTTCACGGGAACGGCCGAAAAGCCGATCGTCATCTCTTCGTACGGCGACGGGGCGAAACCGCGTCTGACGGCGCCGACGGCGCCCGCCGGGAGCAGCATTCTGACGATTAACAATTCGGATCATCTCGTAGTCGAGAATCTGGAGGTCTCCAACGGCACGGGATACGGCCTCGTCATGGGTATCAATGACGGCGGGACGCACGGCGATATCGTGATGAGGAACATCCATACGGCCGACATGCCCTATGTCGGCATCTGGTTCAATGCGGAACACAACCGCAATGTCGAGATCGTCTCCTGCACCTCGGAGCACACCATGCACCTGTTTGCCGTCTCGGGCGGAACGAATATCGATGTGACCGATTGTAAGGCGGAGAATTGCCATTACGGAGGCTATTCGATCATCGGTGTCAAAGGCGGCACCATGAAGAACTGCAAATCCCTCTACGGCGGTCAGGAACCGGCTCCGCAGGGAACTTGCGGCCTCTTCCTCGGCATCGTCGATGGCTACGAGGTCGTCGATTCGGAGTTCGCCTATCAGCAGCGGCTCGGAACGGACCCCGACGGGGAGGGCATCGATTTCGAGCGGAACAACCGCAATGTCGTCATCCGGAACTGCCATATGCACGACAATGCCGGATGCGCCATCATGTTTTTCGAAAGCGGAGGCGGTTCGGAGCAGGCGAACGACCATTGTACGATCGAGAACTGCCGTTTCGAGAACAATCACCGCAACGCCCGTTCGCCCCGCGGGTTCGAGATTCATTTCAGCCATCTCGACGACAACAACTACGGCGTCATCCGCAACAATACGTTCGATCTTCCCGAAGGGGTGATGTTCGTTTCCACGGCCGATCCTTCGGTGACCATCGAGGGCAACAAACTGGCCGACGGAACGCCGCTCGTCATTGCTCCCGCCTACACCGGTTCGCCGGCGGTGGCGAACGGGGGATTCGAGTCGCCGGCCCTCGAATACGGCAAATACGAGCACCGTCCCATGGGCGGCGTGTGGACCTTCCGCGGAAATTCGGGCGTTGCGCGATACGGGAGCGACTTCAACCCTCCCCCCGGCCCCGGAGGGTTCGCAGGTGCTTTTCCTGCAAGGGGCGAGCGATGTGACGCAGTGGGTTTCGCTGGCTGCCGGGAGCTATAAACTGACCTGCAAAGCCTCTTACCGGGAGAATTCGGGGTTGGGGCAGAGCATGGCGTTTTACGTCGATGGCAGGCAGGTGAGCGATATGTTCTCTCCGGCCGATGCCACGGCTTACACCGCTTATGAGAGCAACCCCTTTACGGTCGAAGAGGGCGTCCGGATGATCGAGATCCGAAGTTTCAGCGAAGAGGACAAAACCGTTTTCGTGGATGACATCGCTCTTGTTCCGGTTCAATGACGAAGGTTGAGGTGATGAAAGGATTGAAGCGTATCGTACTGCTGGGGTTGTGTATGGCAGGATGTTCGCATCCGGGAGCGGACGGCGGAGACCGTGAGATGGACCGGTTCGTCGATAGCCTGCTTTCCGAGATGACGTTGGAGGAAAAGATCGGGCAGCTGAACCTGGTGCCCGTGGACGGCTCTGCCATGACCGGCCCGGTGACGGAGTCGGCCACGGGCGACCGCATCGCCAAGGGGGAGATCGGCGCATTGCTGAACGTGATGTCGCCGGCGAAGATGCTCGAACTCCAACAGGCCGCGGTGACGGAAAGCCGTTTGGGAATACCCCTGCTGTTCGGTATGGACGTGATACACGGGTACAACACCGTTTTTCCGATACCGTTGGGACTGTCCGCCACGTGGAATCCGGAGTCGATCGAACGGTCGGCCCGAATATCGGCTGTCGAGGCGAGCGCCCAGGGCGTGAACTGGACTTTCAGCCCGATGGTGGACATCTCGTTCGACCCGCGCTGGGGACGTGTCGCAGAGGGTTCCGGCGAGGACCCTTATCTGGCCTCGCTGATCGCTGCGGCCTATGTGAGGGGCTATCAGGGCGATCTTTCCCGGAACGACCAGATTCTGGCCTGCGTCAAGCATTTCGCTTTGTACGGAGCTCCGGAGGGAGGCCGGGATTACAACTCGGTGGACATGAGCCGCCAACGCATGTATACGGACTATTTTCCGCCTTACAGGAGTGCCGTCGAGGCTGGCGCCGGCAGCGTGATGGCGGCCTTCAACGACGTGGAGGGAGTGCCTGCGGCCGCGAACGAATGGCTGCTGGGCGATGTGCTGCGGCGGGACTGGGGTTTCGATGGATTCGTCGTTTCGGACTGGGATGCCGTGCGGGAGATGACCGTGCACGGTATCGGGGATCTGCAAGAGGTTTCGGCCCGCGGCCTCAGGGCCGGGTTGGATATGGACATGGCCAGCCAGGGGCTATGGGGCACGCTGAAAGCCTCGCTCGATGCGGGCGAAGTCCGGATGGAGGAGGTCGATCGGGCGTGCCGCCGGATACTCCGGGCGAAATACAGACTGGGGCTTTTCGGCGACCCCTATAAATACCATGATACGACGCGGGTCTGGTCGGATGTGTTCACGCCGGAGCATCGCGCCGAGGCTCGCCGGATCGCGGCCGAGAGTTTCGTGCTGCTGAAAAACAAGGACCGGTTGCTGCCGCTCGCTCCCGGAGGAACCGTCGCCGTGATCGGTCCGTTGGCCGACAATAAGCCCAATATGTTGGGAACCTGGACGATGGGAGCCGATCTGTATTCCGCGGTTTCCGTGCTGGAAGGGCTGCGGACCGTCGTCGGCGACCGGGTCGAACTGCTCTATGCCAAGGGCAGCAACCTGACCTACGACAAGGAGATGGAAGACCGGGTAACGCAGAATTGGGGCGTGCCCTATAAGCATTTCGACCGTGACGGCCGTTCGGCCGCACAGCTCGAAGCAGAGGCGCTTGCCGTCGCCCGGCGGGCCGACGTGATCGTGGCGGTCATGGGTGAAGCGGCCGAGCTGGCGGGCGAGGGGGCTTCACGCGCCTGTCTGGATATTCCGGACGCCCAGAAGGCGTTGCTGAAGAAACTGACACGGATCGGAAAGCCGGTCGTGCTGGTCCTTTTCGCGGGGCGTCCGATGACTCTCGTGTGGGAGGATGCGAATGTGGATGCGATCCTGAACGTCTGGTTCCCGGGAACCGAGGCCGGATTGGCCGTGGCCGACGTGCTGTTCGGCAATGCGGAGCCCGGCGGACGGCTGACGATGACCTTCCCCCGCACGGTCGGGCAGGTTCCCCTGCGGTACAGTTGCAAATCGACGGGGCGTCCGGCTGATGAGGCCGGGACGATCCGCGCCTATGTCACCGGTTATATCGACGAAACCGTGCTGCCGCTCTATCCGTTCGGATACGGGCTGAGCTATACCGATTTCCGCTACGGGGAGCTGGAGCTGGACCGGACGCAGATGGCGCCCGGGGAGAGCATCACGGCGAGTATCCGGGTGACCAATACGGGAGAGCGTCCGGGCAGCGAGGTCGTGCAGCTTTATATCCGTGATCGGATGGCGTCGGTCACCCGGCCGGTCAAAGAGCTGAAAGGGTTCCGGAAAATACGGCTGGAACCCGGAGAGACGCAGCGGGTCGATTTTACGATCGACGCGGAGATGCTCAAATTCCATACCCCCGATTTGCGGTATGTTTACGAACCGGGAGAGTTCGAGGTAATGGCCGGACCGAATAGCGCCCGGCTGAGTAAATCCGTATTTAACGCATTGTAAAAGGACTGAAAATGAGACGTTCCGTGAAAATCCGGGCTCTTTTTTGCCTGTTCGCGCTCCTGCCGCTGCAAAACTCCGGCGCTTCGCTCCGGGAGTGTCCCGGCGCCCGTTGGATCAGCACGGCGGAGGAGGGGGCGGATTGTCCGAACAGCTGGATCGCGTTCCGGCGCGATGTGGAGCTGAAGGCGTTGCCTGCGGTCGCGCCGG of the Alistipes senegalensis JC50 genome contains:
- the bglX gene encoding beta-glucosidase BglX; translation: MAGCSHPGADGGDREMDRFVDSLLSEMTLEEKIGQLNLVPVDGSAMTGPVTESATGDRIAKGEIGALLNVMSPAKMLELQQAAVTESRLGIPLLFGMDVIHGYNTVFPIPLGLSATWNPESIERSARISAVEASAQGVNWTFSPMVDISFDPRWGRVAEGSGEDPYLASLIAAAYVRGYQGDLSRNDQILACVKHFALYGAPEGGRDYNSVDMSRQRMYTDYFPPYRSAVEAGAGSVMAAFNDVEGVPAAANEWLLGDVLRRDWGFDGFVVSDWDAVREMTVHGIGDLQEVSARGLRAGLDMDMASQGLWGTLKASLDAGEVRMEEVDRACRRILRAKYRLGLFGDPYKYHDTTRVWSDVFTPEHRAEARRIAAESFVLLKNKDRLLPLAPGGTVAVIGPLADNKPNMLGTWTMGADLYSAVSVLEGLRTVVGDRVELLYAKGSNLTYDKEMEDRVTQNWGVPYKHFDRDGRSAAQLEAEALAVARRADVIVAVMGEAAELAGEGASRACLDIPDAQKALLKKLTRIGKPVVLVLFAGRPMTLVWEDANVDAILNVWFPGTEAGLAVADVLFGNAEPGGRLTMTFPRTVGQVPLRYSCKSTGRPADEAGTIRAYVTGYIDETVLPLYPFGYGLSYTDFRYGELELDRTQMAPGESITASIRVTNTGERPGSEVVQLYIRDRMASVTRPVKELKGFRKIRLEPGETQRVDFTIDAEMLKFHTPDLRYVYEPGEFEVMAGPNSARLSKSVFNAL